The segment GTGCGCACGCTGGTGCCCGTCTCGGTGCGGGCGACCCGGCCCGACGGCGCCGCCACCCACGACGGCTCCTTCGACAACCGGATCTCGGCCATGTTCGCCGAGCTGCCGGTGGGCCTGGTCGACCCGGTCGAGCGGCTGGGGGCGATCACCGCGCAGCTGGCGGGGCTGAAGGAGTCGGGGCAGGCGGTGGCGGGCGAGGCCCTCACGGCGCTCACGGGGTTCGCCCCGCCGGCCCTGCTGGCGCTGGGGATGCGGGTGGCGGCCCGGGCGGTGCAGGGGTCGGGCACGGTCCACACCGTGACCACCAACGTCCCGGGTCCCCAGCTCCCCCTCTACTCCTGTGGCCGGCGGATGCTCCGGGCCTACCCGTACGTCCCGATCGCGGCCCCGCTGCGCACCGGCGTGGCGATCTTCTCCTACGACGGCATGGTCACCTTCGGCGTCACCGGCGACCACGAGGTCTCCCGAGACGTCGACGTCCTCGCCACCGGCATCGAGCTGACCCTCTCGGCCCTGCTGTCTGCGGCGACCCCGAAGAAGCCGAAGAAGAAGGCGGCGACCGGGAAGGGCGGGGCCTGACCGTGGCTGAGGGTCGGGTCGTCGACGTGGCGGGCCGGGGCCCCATGTACGTGCGTGGTGCCCAGGGGCCGCGGCGGGCGCCGACGGTCGTGCTCCTCCACGGGCTGGGTGCCACCGCGGCGCTCAACTGGGACGCGGTGATCCCCGCGCTGGCCTCGCGGTTCCACGTGATCGCCCCCGACCTCCGGGGCCACGGCCGCGGCCCCCGCTGCGGCGGCCGGTTCCGCCTGGAGGACTGCGCCGACGACGTCGCCGCGCTGATCGAGGCCACCACGAACAAGCCCGTGCTGGTCGTCGGCTACTCGATGGGCGGGGCGGTCGCCCAGCTGCTGGCCCACCGGCGACCGGACCTCGTGTCGGGCCTGGTGCTGTGCGCCACCGCCCGCGACTTCCGCGGCCGACCCGCCGAGCGCCTGCAGTTCACGCTGCTGGGGACCCTCACCGCCGCGTCGCACCTGACGCCCGACTGGTGGCCGTCGCTGCTGCCGTCCGCGGTGCGGGGCTTCCTCCCCACCCTCGTCCGCGAGCTGGGCGGGCACCAGTCCCGGGCGATCCTCGCCGCCGCCGCCAGCCTGGGCACCTTCACCAGCCGCGCCTGGGTCGCCGAGCTGACACCCCCGGCAGTCGTCGTCGTCACCCAGCACGACAAGCTGGTCCCCGTCCACCGCCAACGAAAGCTCGCCGCCAGCCTCGACGCCCCGATCGTCGAGCTCCCCGGCCACCACCTGATCCCCCACCGCAACCCCCTCGCCCTCGCCACCGCGATCTCCGCGGCGATCGCCCTCCTCCCCCGCCGCCCCCGTATCCGCAGACGCAAGGCAGCCTGAGCTCCCGACGCGGGTTGACCGGGGCTCAGGACAGCGGGGAGCGGGCAGGCATGGCGGGGTGGGCGACACGATGACGACGGCAGCGACGGGGTCCGACGACGGTCGTCGGGCGCGGGTGCGTGTGCGGTCAGGTGCGGCGGCGCGGCGGCTGCTGAGCCGAGCCCCGGGCGACGCGACGGCCGCCGCGACCGTGCTGGGCATCGCGGAGGAGCGACGGCAGGAGGCCCGCACGGCGTACGAGGCCGCGAGGGCGGAGGCCGTGCGGGACGAGCTGGCGCGGCTGCCGGTGTCCCGGCTCCGGGAGACGACGAAGGACCAGTTGCGGCTGGGCCCGTTGGAGGCGGTGGGCTACACCACCGTGGCGTCCGTGGTCGGCGCGAGGGTCGGCCGTCTCCAGGTGATCGACGGAGTGGGGCCCGACACCGCCGCCCAGGTCGTCGGCGCCGCCTACGCACTCCGCCGGGCGCTCGAGCGGACCGTCCGGGTGCGGTTCGACGTCGACCGTCGCCCCGACACCCAGACCCGGCTGCTGGGCGGCCTGCGCCGGTTCGAGGAGGCGGAGCAGGCGGTCGGTCCGGTGCGCGACGAGCTCACCGACCTCGCCGGGCGCGTCGAGGGCCTGCTACCGGCGGCGGCGCTGGCCGGCAGTCGCCTGCGGATGCTCCTCGCCGGGGCCACACGGCGCCGCCGGGCCAGGGCGGCGCTCGACGAGCTCCACTCCGTCGTGGCCGTGTCCGGGATCGACCGCGGCGACCCCCGCTGGCAGCGGGCACTCGGTCTGCGACCCGACGTTCCGGAGGTCGACGGGTCGATCTGGGACGACTTCCGGGAGCGGGCGGTCGCCTACAACGGCCTGCTCGTCGCCATCGCGGGGCTCGACGGCGAGCCCGACGCCGTGCACGGGCACATCCCGTCGGAGATCGCCGAGCGCATCGACACCCACGGGCTCGACACGTCGTTGCTGGACGTCTCGCTGCGGGGCTACCAGGCCTTCGGCGCCCGCTTCGCCCTCGCCCAGGGCCGGGCGATCCTCGGCGACGAGATGGGCCTGGGCAAGACGGTCGAGGCGCTGGCCGCCATCGGCCACCTCCACGCGGAGGGCGCCACCCACTCCCTGGTCGTCTGCCCGGCCAGCGTGCTGGCCAACTGGGCCCACGAGATCGAGCAGCACAGCCGACTGCGGGCGTTCCGCCTCCACGGCGCCGACCGGCGACACAACCTCCACGCCTGGGTGCGTCGCGGCGGCGTCGGCGTCGTGACCTACGACTCGCTGAAATCCCTGGTCATCCCCGACGAGCTGGCGGTGGCGCTGCTCGTGGCCGACGAGGCGCACTACGTGAAGAACCCTGCCGCCCAGCGCACGCAGGCCACGCTGCGGCACATCCGGGCCGTCGACCGCGTGCTGCTCCTCACCGGCACGCCGATGGAGAACCGGATCGAGGAGTTCCGCAACCTCGTCGCCCACATCCGGCCCGACGTGGCGGCCCGGATGGAGCCGGGCGTCGGGCTGGTGGGGACCGACGCCTTCCGGGCCGCCATCGCCGACGTCTACCTGCGCCGCAACCAGTCCGACGTGCTGGAGGAGCTGCCACCCCGGATCGACAACGACGAGTGGGTCGAGACGACGTCGGCCGACCGTCGCGCCTACGCCCGCGCGGTGGCGTCGGGGAACTTCATGGCCATGCGCCGCGCCGCGTTCGAGGCCGCCGACGTCGGAGAGAGCGCCAAGCTGCACCGGCTGGTGGAGATCGTCGACGAAGCGGCCGACAACGGCTGGAAGACCGTCGTGTTCTCGTCGTTCCTCAACGTGCTCCGAGCGGTCGACCAGACCCTCGACCGGCGCTCGGCCGGCCTCCTCACCGGCAGCCTCGACCCGCTGTCGCGCCAGGCGCTGGTCGACGAGTTCTCGGCGTCGCCGGAGCCGCTCGTCCTGGTGAGCCAGATCCAGGCCGGCGGGGTGGGCCTGAACATCCAGGCGGCGTCGGTGGTGGTGCTCACCGAGCCCCAGTGGAAGCCGTCGATCGAGGACCAGGCCGTCGCCCGGCTCCATCGCATGGGCCAGCTGCGGCCGGTCCACGTCCACCGGCTCCTGGTCGAGGACGGCGTCGACCAGCGGATGCTGGAGATCCTGACCACCAAGCGCAGGTTGTTCGACGAGTACGTGCGGACGAGCGACCTCAAGGACGCCAGCCCCCACGCGACCGACGTGTCGGCCCTCGCCACCGCACCCCAGGCCCAGACCGAACGCCAGATCATCGAGCTCGAACGCCGCCGCCTCGGCCTCACCCCCGACGACACTCCCGACGACACCAGCCCCGAACCCGCCGCCCACGAGCGCTGAGGCGCGGGCGGTCAGGTGCCGGCGGGTTGGAACAGCTCGACGACGTTGCCGGCGGGGTCCTCGAGGAGGATCTGCGAGCCGCCGGGGCCGGTGACGACGTCGTTGCGGAAGCTCGCTCCCGCATCGCGGAGCCGGGCGACCTCTGCGGTGATGTCGGTGACGAGGAGGTGGATGCGGTTCCAGCCGCCGGGGCCGGGCTTGGTGCCGTCGGGCATGGGACGCCCGGCCGAGCTGGCCGGCCCGCTGAGCAGCAGCCGCAGGTTGCCGCGGGTGACGTCCGCGAAGGCGGGGGCGGCGCTGGTGCGCACCTCGAACCCGAGGTGCTTGGTGTAGAACTCGATCGCGGCGTCGACGTCGTCGACCATGTAGCGGACGTTCACCATCTCGTTCAGTTCCGTCATCGTTCCTCCTGTGTTGTCGTCGGGACCGGGGCTGTCGGAGCGGCGAGGGTGGCGAGCAGGAACCTGATCCGGGTGTCCAGCTCGTCGGCCGTCTGCCGGAAGGCCGGGTAGCTCGCCTCGTCGTCACCGCCTGCGTGCCCGACCGCGGGGTCGGGGATGCTCCAGTGGATCGTCTCGGGGCGGCCGGGGAACTCGGGGCAGACCTCCCGCACCCGATCGCACAGGCTGACCACCCGATCGAAGCGCTGCTCGGCGAACACGCTCAGGTGCTTCGAGCGGTGATCCGTCAGGTCGATGCCGTGCTCGTCGCGCATCACCCGCACCGCGTTGGCGTGCAGCGCCTTGGGGTGACTGCCGGCGCTGTGGGCCTCGACCGCACCACCGGAGCGGACCCGGGCCAGGGCCTCGGCCATCTGGGAACGGGCGCTGTTGCCCGTGCACAGGAACAACACCCGCGCGCTCCCCGCCGCCAGCCCGGCGCCGTTCGGGGGCGGCGGGACGAGACGCAACCCGGGGTGCAGATCCCCGCCCGTGACGGACAGCATCTCCGCCAGGCGGGCGAGGTCGACGGTGTAGTAGGCGTCGCGGCGGTCGGCCGAGCTGCGCCGCGCCGAGACCAGCCGGGCGTCGCGCAGCTTGGCCAGGTGGTACGAGACCAGGTTCTGGGGCTGACCCACCAGGCCGGTCATCTCGTGCACCGTGCGGTCGCTGCGGGCCAGATCGCCCAACAGCCGCCAGCGCAGCGGATGCCCCACGAGCTGCAAGAACTCCGGCGGGGCCAGTTCCCGATCGGCCTGTGACGTTCCCACAGCCCATGTCTACATCAAGCTCCTTTGATGCATCAACCCAAACTGTTGGATGTCCTTCAGGGGTCGGCTCGTTGCGGAGAGGCCGGTCGCTGTCGATTCGGGGGACTGCCGTTCGTTTCGGAGGTAACCGAACCCGAGAGGACACCAGTCATGCGCAAGTTCAAGCTCCAGGTCCAGACCAGCATCGACGGCTACATGGCCGCCCCGGACGGGCAGCCGGGCGGGATGGACGTCCCGTTCAGCCAAGACGTCTACGCCTACATGGACGCGCTCACCGAGTCGGTCGATTGCATCGTGTTGGGCCGCAAGACCGCCGAGGGGTTCATCCCGGCCTGGGAGTCCCGGCCCGACGACGAGCCCGAGGCGCTGACCGACTGGATCAACGACACACCCAAGGTCGTGATCTCCAACACCCTCACCACCTCACCGTGGGACAACGCGGTCGTCGCCGGCGGCGACATCGTCGAGACCGTCAACGAGCTCAAGGCCCGGCCCGGTGGGGACCTGATCGCCTACGGCGGAGGCACCCTGGTCTCGTCGTTGATCGCCGACAACCTGGTCGACGACCTCTACCTGTTCGTCAACCCCACCGCGTTCGGCGGCGGCATGCCGGTGTTCGGCCCGCTCGACGCCAACCGCCGGTTCCGCCTGGTCGGCGCCCAGCCGTTCGACTGCGGGATCATCGCACTCCACTACCAGCCCCATCCCTCCTGACCAACCGAACAGGGGCGGGCGTGGGCGCACACGACGGCCACGCCCGCCATGTCTTGACATAGGGTGTGACAATTCTTAGGGTCGAGGGGATGGAGGCGACGGACGGGCGGGTGAGGCGGCGGGTCAGGAACCAGGACGCGGTCGTGGATGCGATCCTCGGGTTGCTGGACGAGGGACTTGCGCAGCCGACGGCGCAGGAGGTGTCGGGGCGGTCGGGGGTGTCGATGCGGTCGATCTTCCGGCTCTTCGACGACATGGAGGCCCTGCACCGCACCGCCATCGAGCGGCAGATCGAGCGGGTGACGCCGCTGCTCGTCGACCTCCCCGCCGACGGGCCGCTCGCCGTGAGGATCGAGACGCTGGTGGTCAACCGGGGCGAGGTGTTCGAGGCGATCTCGCCGGTGCGACGCCTCGCCGTCCGGCTGGCGCCCACGTCGCCGCCGATCCGGGACGAGCTCCAGCGCTTCGGCCGGTTCTTCCGCGACCAGCTGGCGGCGGTGTTCGCCACCGAGCTGGGCGACGACGACGAGGTGCTGCTCGAAGCTCTCGACGTCGCCACCTGCTGGGAAGCCTGGGAACGGCTCCGCATCGGCCAGGGACTGTCGGCCGAGAACGCCGCCGAGGTCACGACGCGCGCCCTCACGGCGCTACTCGCATAGGGAGGGACCGTGGGTCGCAACATCCTGTTCGTCACCACCGACCAGCAGCGCTACGACGGGCTCGGCTGCAACGGCGGCACCGTCGCCCGCACGCCGGTGGTCGACGCCCTGGCGGCCCACGGGATCCGCTACGAGCGGGCCTACAACCAGAACACCGTCTGCATGCCGGCCCGCTCGACCATGCTCACCGGCCAGTACCCCCGCACCCACGGCGTGGTCGCCAACGGCATCGCCCTCCCCGTCGACGCGCCCTCCGTCGCCGCCCACCTGGCCGAGGCCGCCGGGTACCGCACGGCGCTCCTGGGCAAGGCCCACTTCGAGCCCGGCTTCGACCCCCACGGCAAGTTCGAGGAGAACCTCCGCGCCCGGCGGGGCGACACCGGGCCCTGGCGGGGCTTCGAGCGCTCCGTCCAGGTGATGCACGCCGCAGCCTGGGGCGACCACCTCATCGCCCACTACGGCCGCTGGCTGTCCGAGCACCACCCCGAGCACCTCCACAGCTACGCCGACCTGCTGCAGGGCTCGCCCGGCGGCGACACCGGCGCTCCGGAGACCAAGAACAACCCGATCCCCCGCGGCTGGTACCACACCGACTGGGTGGCCGACCTGACGATCGACTGGCTCGACACCCTGGCCGAGGACGACAGCTGGTTCTGCTGGATGAGCTTCCCCGACCCCCACCACCCGTGGGACCCGCCGGCCGGTGAGCTCGACCGGGTCGACTGGCGCGACCTCGACCTCCCGCCCGGCCACCCCGGCGACGAGGCGAGCGTCCGCCGGGTGCTGGAGGGCAAGCCGCCGCACTGGCTGGCCTACTGGGAGGGCTCGTGGTCGAACGTGGAGGGCGGCCCGGCCGGCTTCTCCCCCGGCCCCCTCACGGACGACCAGCTGCGGGAGGTCAACGCCAAGGTCCACGTGATGAACGAGCTGATCGACGAGGCGTGCGGCCGGGTGCTCGACCGCATCGCCGCCCGCGGCTGGGGCGACGACACCGACGTGATCTTCACCACCGACCACGGCGAGCTCCAGGGCGACTTCGGCCTCCTCTACAAGGGCCCCTTCCACACCGACGCCCTCATGCGGCTTCCGCTGGTGTGGCGCCCGGCCCCCAGCGCGGGCGTCACACCAGCGGTCATCACCGACCCTGTCGGCCAGGTCGACCTCGCCCCCACGTTCTGCGCCATCGCCGGCATCGAGCCCGCCGACTGGATGCAGGGCGCCGCCCTCCCCACCGGCGACGGCCCCGACGGCACCCCGAGCCGCGAGCGGGCGCTGTGCGAGTGGGACAGCCAGTTCCCTGGCCACGGCATGCACCTGCGGACCGTCTACCGCGACGGCTGGCTGTGCACGGTGTACGAGCCGTCGACGGTCGGGCAGCCGACCGGCCTCGAGAGGGTGTTCGGCGACGGCGTGCTGCGCCCCAGCGGGGTCGCCTACGAGCGCAGCTTCGACGGCCCGGGCGGCGTCGGCATCGCCACCGGCGAGCTGTACGACGTGGCCGACGACCCCCACCAGTGGCACAACCGCTGGGACGACCCGGCCGTGAAGGCCCTGCGTGACGACCTGATCGCCGATCTCTACGCCGGCCTGTCGACCGAGGTGCGCCACCTCGACGTCGAGGCCCCGGCCTGACCGGAGGAACCATGGAACTGCTCCGCACGCCCGACGCCCGCTTCGAGGGGCTGCCCGACTTCCCGTTCGCGCCCCACTACGTGGAGGTCGACGACACCGACGGCGACCCGCTGCGCGTCCACCACCTCGACGAGGGACCGGCGGACGGCCAGGTGGTCCTGCTGCTGCACGGCGAGCCGTCGTGGAGCTTCCTGTACCGCACGATGATCCCCGTGCTGGTCGACGCCGGGCTGCGCTGCGTGGCGCCCGACCTGGTCGGCTTCGGTCGCTCCGACAAGCCGGTCGTGAGGGCCGACTACACGTTCGCCCGCCACGTCGAGTGGATGCGGGAGGCGCTGTTCGACCGCCTCGACCTGCGCGACGTGACGCTGGTCGGGCAGGACTGGGGCGGGCTCGTCGGCCTGCGCCTGGTGGGCGAGCACCCCGAGCGCTTCGCCCGCGTCGTCGTCGCCAACAGCGGCCTGCCGACCGGCGACCAGCCGCTGACCGACGCCTTCCTGGCCTGGCAGAAGTTCTCGCAGGAGACGCCGGCGTTCCCGGTGGGCCGGATCGTCGACGGCGGCTGCACCAGCGACCTGCCGCCCGAGGTGATCGCCGCCTACGACGCCCCCTTCCCCGACGACGCGTCGACGGCGGGTGCCCGGACCTTCCCCACGCTGGTGCCGACGTCGCCCGACGACCCGGCGACGGCCGCCAACCGCGCCGCATGGGAGACGCTGGCGGCGTTCGAGAAGCCGCTGCTGACGGCGTTCTCCGACGGCGACCCGATCACCCGGGGCGGCGAGGGCATCTTCCAGCGCCTGGTCCCGGGGGCGAAGGACCAGCCCCACACGACGATCGCGGGCGGCGGCCACTTCCTCCAGGAGGACAAGGGCCCGGAGCTGGCCCGGGTGGTGGCCGACTTCGTGGCGGCGACCCCGCGGTGAACCGCTGGTCGGAGCGCTAGCGCCGCAGACCCGAGACCACGATCTCGACGAAGCGGTGCCAGTCGCCGCTGGCCCGGGAGACGACGGTGGCGAGCCCGCAGGTGACGGCCAGGATGTCGGCACCCTCGACGTCCTCACGGATGGTCCCGTCGGCCTGGCCCTTGTTGATCAGGTCGACCAGCTCGCCCTCGAACTCGGCCCGCAGCTCGCCCGGTGCCTCGCCGGAGCCGACCGTGGCCTCGACCACGCTGCAGAAGCCCCGGTCGCGCACCTGCGTCTCGCCGATGTGGGTGAGCAGCAGCGACAGCGCCTCGAGCGGCTCGGGGCGCTCCCGGCACACCTCGCGGTAGTAGGTGAGGATGTCGCCGAAGCGCTGCTGGGCGGCCGCCTCGACCATCGCCTCCTTGGTGGGGAAGTGCCGGTAGAGGGTGCCGATGCCCACTCCCGCCTGCCGGGCCACCTCCTCCATCGACACGTCGTCGCCCCGTTCGGCGAACAGCGTGCGTGCCGCGTCGAGGACCCGGATGCGGTTGCGCTCGGCGTCGGCCCGTCGGCGGCGGGGCGTGGTGTCGGTGGTGGCGGCGGAAACAGGGGTTGACATGCGGAATCTCCTTCCGCCTAATCTAATCACCGGAATCCAATTCCGCTTCCAAGCCTGGGGAAGGCGACGAGGTCAGGGCGACCTCATGGCAACCGTGACCGTCGTGGTCCACATCGCACAAGTTGTTTCGAATCTTTCTAGATAAGAAGTGCCCACGAGATTTCGAAATAGATCGACCGATCGAACCCTGATCGCCGAAAGACGTGACATTTAGCACGTCATGTCGTAGCTGGTTGAACACTCTGCGGGTTGCTGGTAAATTGGGCCTCGGTCAGTACATATCGGCCGGGCAGCTGGGGCTGGGGATTGCACCGGTCCGACCGTGGCGTTTAGTCGTTCCAGTCGTCACTTTCTGAGCCTATTTGTCTTGGATGTACAGGGGTCGACATTGCG is part of the Acidimicrobiales bacterium genome and harbors:
- a CDS encoding sulfatase-like hydrolase/transferase; the protein is MGRNILFVTTDQQRYDGLGCNGGTVARTPVVDALAAHGIRYERAYNQNTVCMPARSTMLTGQYPRTHGVVANGIALPVDAPSVAAHLAEAAGYRTALLGKAHFEPGFDPHGKFEENLRARRGDTGPWRGFERSVQVMHAAAWGDHLIAHYGRWLSEHHPEHLHSYADLLQGSPGGDTGAPETKNNPIPRGWYHTDWVADLTIDWLDTLAEDDSWFCWMSFPDPHHPWDPPAGELDRVDWRDLDLPPGHPGDEASVRRVLEGKPPHWLAYWEGSWSNVEGGPAGFSPGPLTDDQLREVNAKVHVMNELIDEACGRVLDRIAARGWGDDTDVIFTTDHGELQGDFGLLYKGPFHTDALMRLPLVWRPAPSAGVTPAVITDPVGQVDLAPTFCAIAGIEPADWMQGAALPTGDGPDGTPSRERALCEWDSQFPGHGMHLRTVYRDGWLCTVYEPSTVGQPTGLERVFGDGVLRPSGVAYERSFDGPGGVGIATGELYDVADDPHQWHNRWDDPAVKALRDDLIADLYAGLSTEVRHLDVEAPA
- a CDS encoding TetR/AcrR family transcriptional regulator — protein: MEATDGRVRRRVRNQDAVVDAILGLLDEGLAQPTAQEVSGRSGVSMRSIFRLFDDMEALHRTAIERQIERVTPLLVDLPADGPLAVRIETLVVNRGEVFEAISPVRRLAVRLAPTSPPIRDELQRFGRFFRDQLAAVFATELGDDDEVLLEALDVATCWEAWERLRIGQGLSAENAAEVTTRALTALLA
- a CDS encoding haloalkane dehalogenase, with translation MELLRTPDARFEGLPDFPFAPHYVEVDDTDGDPLRVHHLDEGPADGQVVLLLHGEPSWSFLYRTMIPVLVDAGLRCVAPDLVGFGRSDKPVVRADYTFARHVEWMREALFDRLDLRDVTLVGQDWGGLVGLRLVGEHPERFARVVVANSGLPTGDQPLTDAFLAWQKFSQETPAFPVGRIVDGGCTSDLPPEVIAAYDAPFPDDASTAGARTFPTLVPTSPDDPATAANRAAWETLAAFEKPLLTAFSDGDPITRGGEGIFQRLVPGAKDQPHTTIAGGGHFLQEDKGPELARVVADFVAATPR
- a CDS encoding helix-turn-helix domain-containing protein, which gives rise to MSTPVSAATTDTTPRRRRADAERNRIRVLDAARTLFAERGDDVSMEEVARQAGVGIGTLYRHFPTKEAMVEAAAQQRFGDILTYYREVCRERPEPLEALSLLLTHIGETQVRDRGFCSVVEATVGSGEAPGELRAEFEGELVDLINKGQADGTIREDVEGADILAVTCGLATVVSRASGDWHRFVEIVVSGLRR
- a CDS encoding alpha/beta hydrolase gives rise to the protein MAEGRVVDVAGRGPMYVRGAQGPRRAPTVVLLHGLGATAALNWDAVIPALASRFHVIAPDLRGHGRGPRCGGRFRLEDCADDVAALIEATTNKPVLVVGYSMGGAVAQLLAHRRPDLVSGLVLCATARDFRGRPAERLQFTLLGTLTAASHLTPDWWPSLLPSAVRGFLPTLVRELGGHQSRAILAAAASLGTFTSRAWVAELTPPAVVVVTQHDKLVPVHRQRKLAASLDAPIVELPGHHLIPHRNPLALATAISAAIALLPRRPRIRRRKAA
- a CDS encoding VOC family protein — translated: MTELNEMVNVRYMVDDVDAAIEFYTKHLGFEVRTSAAPAFADVTRGNLRLLLSGPASSAGRPMPDGTKPGPGGWNRIHLLVTDITAEVARLRDAGASFRNDVVTGPGGSQILLEDPAGNVVELFQPAGT
- a CDS encoding dihydrofolate reductase family protein; translation: MRKFKLQVQTSIDGYMAAPDGQPGGMDVPFSQDVYAYMDALTESVDCIVLGRKTAEGFIPAWESRPDDEPEALTDWINDTPKVVISNTLTTSPWDNAVVAGGDIVETVNELKARPGGDLIAYGGGTLVSSLIADNLVDDLYLFVNPTAFGGGMPVFGPLDANRRFRLVGAQPFDCGIIALHYQPHPS
- a CDS encoding ArsR family transcriptional regulator; this translates as MGTSQADRELAPPEFLQLVGHPLRWRLLGDLARSDRTVHEMTGLVGQPQNLVSYHLAKLRDARLVSARRSSADRRDAYYTVDLARLAEMLSVTGGDLHPGLRLVPPPPNGAGLAAGSARVLFLCTGNSARSQMAEALARVRSGGAVEAHSAGSHPKALHANAVRVMRDEHGIDLTDHRSKHLSVFAEQRFDRVVSLCDRVREVCPEFPGRPETIHWSIPDPAVGHAGGDDEASYPAFRQTADELDTRIRFLLATLAAPTAPVPTTTQEER
- a CDS encoding DEAD/DEAH box helicase, translated to MTTAATGSDDGRRARVRVRSGAAARRLLSRAPGDATAAATVLGIAEERRQEARTAYEAARAEAVRDELARLPVSRLRETTKDQLRLGPLEAVGYTTVASVVGARVGRLQVIDGVGPDTAAQVVGAAYALRRALERTVRVRFDVDRRPDTQTRLLGGLRRFEEAEQAVGPVRDELTDLAGRVEGLLPAAALAGSRLRMLLAGATRRRRARAALDELHSVVAVSGIDRGDPRWQRALGLRPDVPEVDGSIWDDFRERAVAYNGLLVAIAGLDGEPDAVHGHIPSEIAERIDTHGLDTSLLDVSLRGYQAFGARFALAQGRAILGDEMGLGKTVEALAAIGHLHAEGATHSLVVCPASVLANWAHEIEQHSRLRAFRLHGADRRHNLHAWVRRGGVGVVTYDSLKSLVIPDELAVALLVADEAHYVKNPAAQRTQATLRHIRAVDRVLLLTGTPMENRIEEFRNLVAHIRPDVAARMEPGVGLVGTDAFRAAIADVYLRRNQSDVLEELPPRIDNDEWVETTSADRRAYARAVASGNFMAMRRAAFEAADVGESAKLHRLVEIVDEAADNGWKTVVFSSFLNVLRAVDQTLDRRSAGLLTGSLDPLSRQALVDEFSASPEPLVLVSQIQAGGVGLNIQAASVVVLTEPQWKPSIEDQAVARLHRMGQLRPVHVHRLLVEDGVDQRMLEILTTKRRLFDEYVRTSDLKDASPHATDVSALATAPQAQTERQIIELERRRLGLTPDDTPDDTSPEPAAHER